In Natrinema amylolyticum, the following are encoded in one genomic region:
- a CDS encoding prenyltransferase, whose translation MTSEPTATGEGNVGEQLSYLLTLSRPRFWLYLAGPVLVGAAYAAASVEDLFAPAPIALFAYFLLPANVFLYGINDVYDREIDAANPKKDDREARYRGQRSVPVAVALCAALPLLFAPFLETAAIPWLVAFLGLGAAYSAPPVRFKTTPLLDSVSNGLYIAPGAAAYAAVAGAQPPVLAIVGGWLWAMGMHTFSAIPDIEPDRETGIRTTATVLGERRTYAYCGACWLASAAAFGALDVRLGALMLVYPGLVVAITTAGVAVDRAYWWFPAINTVVGALLTVGGLWRLLYG comes from the coding sequence ATGACCTCGGAACCGACGGCAACGGGCGAGGGAAACGTCGGCGAGCAGCTGTCGTACCTGCTGACGCTCTCGCGGCCGCGGTTCTGGCTCTATCTGGCCGGCCCGGTCCTCGTCGGGGCGGCCTACGCCGCGGCGTCCGTCGAGGACCTGTTCGCGCCGGCACCGATCGCGTTGTTCGCGTACTTCCTCCTCCCGGCGAACGTCTTCCTCTACGGGATCAACGACGTCTACGACCGGGAGATCGACGCGGCGAACCCGAAGAAGGACGATCGGGAGGCGCGCTATCGGGGGCAGCGATCCGTTCCGGTCGCCGTCGCCCTCTGTGCGGCCCTGCCGCTGCTGTTCGCCCCATTCCTCGAGACGGCCGCGATCCCGTGGCTCGTCGCCTTTCTCGGCCTCGGCGCGGCCTACAGCGCCCCGCCGGTCCGGTTCAAGACGACGCCGCTGCTGGACTCGGTCTCGAACGGCCTCTATATCGCGCCAGGCGCGGCCGCGTACGCCGCCGTCGCCGGCGCACAGCCGCCCGTCCTCGCTATCGTCGGCGGCTGGCTGTGGGCCATGGGGATGCACACGTTCTCGGCGATCCCCGACATCGAGCCCGACCGCGAGACGGGGATCCGAACGACGGCGACGGTGCTCGGAGAGCGCCGGACCTACGCCTACTGCGGCGCGTGCTGGCTGGCGAGCGCGGCCGCCTTCGGCGCGCTGGACGTCCGGCTGGGCGCGCTCATGCTCGTGTATCCGGGACTCGTCGTCGCGATCACCACCGCTGGCGTCGCCGTCGACCGCGCCTACTGGTGGTTCCCGGCGATCAACACCGTCGTCGGCGCGCTCCTGACCGTGGGCGGCCTCTGGAGGCTCCTCTATGGGTAG
- the cruF gene encoding bisanhydrobacterioruberin hydratase: protein MGSEDPTRSPSSPKADTDGDAGTDVNPGADVNAGPDGDADSRRHARERDGVAGDRRERDGEDDASKTRGSRGPTETTRETVQRRLEALVRENRFTIAVVFPVVGAVTLVGSAEGALPAPLAYNPLFILFGTLVMRSPLVVALLPTVDRRAVGFLGLLTAYTYAIELVGVRTDWPYGAFEYGIRLGPMVGGDVPLALPLFFVPLVLNAYLLTLLVLRDRAASVVPRLLAAIAAVVAVDLVLDPGAVAIGFWEYVPPGGYYGVPRSNYWGWLLSGTVAVVLVDRAFDRAVLLERVRTCEFALDDLVSFVLLWGAIDVLYGNWLAAGVAGLFCLGLFRTNRYDLAMLMTVLPERWRGR, encoded by the coding sequence ATGGGTAGCGAGGACCCGACGCGCTCGCCCTCGAGTCCGAAGGCGGACACGGACGGGGACGCGGGTACGGACGTCAACCCGGGCGCGGACGTCAACGCGGGCCCGGACGGGGACGCCGACTCGAGACGGCACGCCCGCGAGCGCGACGGAGTGGCCGGCGACCGACGCGAACGCGATGGCGAGGACGACGCGTCGAAGACGCGGGGATCGAGGGGGCCGACCGAGACGACACGGGAAACGGTCCAGCGGCGTCTCGAGGCGCTCGTCCGCGAGAACCGATTCACGATCGCGGTGGTGTTCCCGGTCGTCGGCGCGGTGACGCTAGTCGGCAGCGCCGAAGGAGCGCTTCCGGCACCGCTCGCGTACAATCCGCTGTTCATCCTGTTCGGGACGCTGGTGATGCGTTCGCCGCTGGTCGTCGCCCTGCTGCCGACGGTCGACCGGCGAGCGGTCGGGTTCCTCGGACTGTTGACGGCCTACACCTACGCTATCGAACTCGTCGGCGTCCGAACGGACTGGCCCTACGGCGCGTTCGAGTACGGGATTCGGCTCGGGCCGATGGTGGGCGGCGACGTGCCGCTGGCGCTGCCGCTGTTTTTCGTCCCGCTGGTGCTCAACGCTTACCTGCTGACGCTGCTGGTCCTCCGGGACCGAGCCGCGAGCGTCGTCCCCCGATTGCTCGCGGCGATCGCCGCCGTCGTCGCGGTCGATCTGGTGCTCGATCCCGGAGCCGTCGCGATCGGGTTCTGGGAGTACGTTCCGCCTGGCGGCTACTACGGCGTCCCCCGCTCGAACTACTGGGGATGGCTCCTCTCGGGGACCGTCGCCGTCGTCCTCGTCGATCGCGCGTTCGATCGCGCGGTCCTGCTCGAGCGCGTCCGGACCTGCGAGTTCGCACTGGACGATCTGGTGAGCTTCGTCCTGCTGTGGGGCGCGATCGACGTGCTCTACGGCAACTGGCTGGCCGCCGGCGTCGCCGGCCTGTTCTGTCTCGGACTGTTCCGCACGAATCGCTACGATCTCGCGATGCTGATGACGGTGCTCCCCGAGCGGTGGCGCGGCCGATGA
- a CDS encoding phytoene/squalene synthase family protein: MQQEHIDAGKAIQKRTGKTFYLATRFLPERVRHATHVLYAFFRIADEVVDDADGVDPATQRAQLEDLRAQALGEREPDDPVLEAFGELRERYGIDDEEIDTFVDAMATDIETSRYETYGDLESYMRGSAASVGVMMTAIMEPDAEDVAIPHAVKLGEAFQMTNFLRDVREDVVERDRIYVPLETLRDHGVDPAQIERLEHSESFAGVMAAELQRTEELYREGVAGIRYLPADCQLPVLLAAVLYAEHHTVIRNQEYDVLSREPSLSTARKLWCLAKTRWHWHWNRDPEAVFQRVSAVPTTDRDRRHPEHGDGVPTRS; encoded by the coding sequence ATGCAACAGGAACACATCGACGCAGGCAAGGCGATACAGAAACGCACCGGGAAGACGTTCTATCTCGCGACGCGGTTTCTCCCCGAGCGAGTGCGTCACGCGACCCACGTCCTCTACGCGTTCTTCCGGATCGCGGACGAAGTCGTCGACGATGCCGACGGCGTCGATCCGGCAACGCAGCGGGCCCAGCTCGAGGACCTCCGGGCACAGGCACTGGGCGAGCGCGAGCCGGACGATCCGGTACTCGAGGCGTTCGGCGAACTCAGAGAGCGCTACGGGATCGACGACGAGGAGATCGACACGTTCGTCGACGCGATGGCGACCGACATCGAGACCAGCCGATACGAGACCTACGGCGACCTCGAGTCCTACATGCGTGGATCGGCCGCGTCGGTCGGCGTGATGATGACCGCGATCATGGAACCCGACGCCGAGGACGTCGCGATCCCCCACGCCGTCAAACTCGGTGAAGCGTTCCAGATGACGAACTTCCTGCGGGACGTCCGCGAGGATGTCGTCGAGCGCGACCGGATCTACGTTCCGCTGGAGACGCTTCGGGACCACGGGGTCGACCCGGCACAGATCGAGCGACTCGAACACTCCGAGTCGTTCGCGGGGGTGATGGCCGCCGAACTCCAGCGCACGGAGGAGCTCTATCGCGAGGGCGTCGCCGGGATCCGGTACCTACCGGCGGACTGCCAGCTTCCGGTCTTGCTGGCGGCGGTCCTCTACGCGGAACACCACACCGTCATCCGCAACCAGGAGTACGACGTACTCTCGCGGGAGCCGTCGCTGTCGACGGCCCGAAAGCTGTGGTGTCTGGCGAAGACGCGCTGGCACTGGCACTGGAATCGGGATCCGGAGGCGGTGTTTCAGCGGGTCTCGGCGGTGCCGACGACCGACCGGGACCGTCGGCATCCGGAGCACGGGGACGGCGTTCCGACCCGGTCGTAA
- a CDS encoding bacterio-opsin activator domain-containing protein: MVSRHDLAAATLETLPITVAVIDDEGEILLTNRSWREFGPETDDHVGIDYVATAASADDEHARRAAAGIDSVLAGERDSFEMEYPCHSPDEKRWFMMRASSFTDDGERLVSLVHLEITERKLAEIAAEENARQVRDEREALEHVLERVDGLVRNVTDAAVSAGTREEIEREVCACLAETDPYALAWIGRADVTDQRLSPREWASRGDVPLEDDELVIGTDDTHPAVRAFADGEATVIQDLESFADADRWWPAGVGEYVESVIALPLSYGDLTYGVLVVFAAETDAFDERERLVLESLAETIATAMNALEVRRMLTTETVVSIEVAIEDPSLFVTALSATLDAEIGYRGVTYDGDGTPLVFLHADREIAAEDVADATADGRDVTILSKNAGGTVLEVATDDGLVTALSEHGAVIQELTVADAVADLTVELPDGRSARSAYDLLERRYDRVELVSYHETEEPTPTREGVATRVESSLTERQLTVLRKAYYANYFEWPRDVSGEELAESMDISRSTFHQHLRTAQRKLLDELFE; the protein is encoded by the coding sequence ATGGTTTCCCGGCACGACCTCGCGGCAGCGACGCTCGAGACGCTCCCGATCACCGTCGCCGTCATCGACGACGAGGGCGAAATCCTGCTGACGAACCGTTCCTGGCGCGAATTCGGACCGGAGACCGACGACCACGTCGGCATCGACTACGTCGCGACCGCCGCGAGTGCGGACGACGAACACGCCCGCCGAGCGGCCGCGGGGATCGATTCCGTTCTCGCGGGCGAGCGGGACTCCTTCGAGATGGAGTACCCGTGTCACTCGCCGGACGAGAAACGCTGGTTCATGATGCGTGCCAGTTCCTTCACCGACGACGGTGAGCGACTGGTTTCGCTCGTCCACCTCGAGATCACCGAGCGGAAACTGGCCGAGATCGCCGCCGAGGAGAACGCCCGGCAGGTACGCGACGAGCGGGAGGCGCTCGAACACGTCCTCGAGCGCGTCGACGGTCTCGTCCGGAACGTCACCGACGCCGCCGTCAGCGCGGGGACTCGCGAGGAGATCGAACGCGAGGTCTGTGCGTGTCTCGCCGAGACGGACCCCTACGCCCTCGCCTGGATCGGCCGCGCGGACGTCACGGACCAGCGGCTCTCGCCTCGCGAGTGGGCCAGTCGGGGCGACGTTCCCTTAGAGGACGACGAACTCGTCATCGGGACCGACGACACCCATCCGGCCGTTCGGGCGTTTGCCGACGGCGAGGCCACGGTCATCCAGGACCTCGAGTCGTTCGCGGACGCCGACCGATGGTGGCCCGCCGGGGTCGGCGAGTACGTCGAGTCGGTCATCGCGTTGCCGCTCTCGTACGGTGATCTCACCTACGGCGTCCTCGTCGTCTTCGCCGCGGAGACCGACGCCTTCGACGAGCGGGAACGCCTCGTGCTCGAGTCGCTGGCCGAGACGATCGCGACCGCGATGAACGCGCTCGAGGTCAGGCGGATGCTCACGACCGAGACCGTCGTCTCGATCGAGGTCGCCATCGAGGACCCGTCGCTGTTCGTCACGGCGCTGTCGGCGACGCTCGACGCCGAGATCGGTTACCGAGGGGTGACCTACGACGGAGACGGAACGCCGCTCGTCTTCCTGCACGCCGATCGCGAGATCGCCGCCGAGGACGTCGCCGACGCGACCGCGGACGGACGCGACGTGACGATCCTCTCGAAAAACGCGGGCGGCACCGTCCTCGAGGTCGCAACCGACGACGGGCTGGTGACGGCGCTGAGCGAACACGGCGCGGTGATTCAGGAGTTGACGGTCGCCGATGCCGTCGCCGACCTCACGGTCGAACTCCCGGACGGGCGCTCCGCCCGCTCGGCGTACGACCTGCTCGAGCGCCGATACGATCGCGTCGAACTCGTCAGCTACCACGAGACCGAGGAGCCGACGCCGACTCGAGAGGGCGTCGCGACGCGCGTCGAGTCCTCGCTGACCGAACGCCAGCTTACGGTGCTCCGGAAGGCCTACTACGCGAACTACTTCGAGTGGCCCCGCGACGTGTCGGGCGAGGAGTTAGCCGAATCGATGGATATCTCCCGGTCGACGTTTCACCAGCACCTGCGGACCGCCCAGCGGAAACTGCTCGACGAACTCTTCGAGTAA
- a CDS encoding anaerobic ribonucleoside-triphosphate reductase, translated as MASDQMTHDRSRCRNCGFEAPGGGDEWRRIEVPKLGRMTQCPDCESTDVITSR; from the coding sequence ATGGCAAGCGACCAGATGACACACGATCGGTCACGGTGTCGGAACTGCGGCTTCGAAGCGCCCGGCGGGGGCGACGAGTGGCGGCGAATCGAGGTCCCGAAACTGGGCCGGATGACTCAATGTCCCGATTGCGAGAGCACGGACGTCATTACCAGTCGGTGA
- the msrB gene encoding peptide-methionine (R)-S-oxide reductase MsrB, whose translation MSNEADHVPTSDDEWRERLSDEEYRILREAGTETPFSGEYVDHKDDGSYACVGCGAELFDSETKFDSGCGWPSFYDVDDDLVETRTDTSHGMRRTEVVCANCGGHLGHVFEDGPEPTGKRYCINSVALEFDDE comes from the coding sequence ATGAGCAACGAGGCAGATCACGTCCCGACGAGCGACGACGAGTGGCGCGAGCGACTGAGCGACGAGGAGTACCGAATCCTCCGCGAGGCGGGCACCGAGACGCCGTTCAGCGGCGAGTACGTCGATCACAAGGACGACGGCTCCTACGCCTGTGTCGGCTGCGGAGCCGAACTGTTCGATTCGGAGACCAAGTTCGACTCCGGCTGTGGCTGGCCCAGTTTCTACGATGTCGACGACGACCTGGTCGAGACCCGAACCGACACCAGCCACGGCATGCGCCGCACCGAGGTCGTCTGTGCGAACTGCGGCGGTCACCTCGGCCACGTCTTCGAGGACGGCCCCGAGCCGACCGGCAAGCGATACTGCATCAACTCCGTCGCCCTCGAATTCGACGACGAGTAA
- a CDS encoding DUF2196 domain-containing protein has translation MSDERPTAEELRQGMTVEIVQDDADPQSEDTEPIIGEVGTIYGDEPEGPHVKLKSGVVGHVQSVVPDE, from the coding sequence ATGTCCGACGAACGACCGACCGCCGAAGAGCTGCGACAGGGGATGACCGTCGAAATCGTCCAGGACGACGCGGATCCGCAGTCCGAGGACACAGAGCCGATCATCGGCGAGGTCGGGACGATCTACGGCGACGAGCCCGAAGGACCCCACGTGAAGCTGAAAAGCGGTGTTGTCGGCCACGTTCAGTCGGTCGTCCCCGACGAGTAA